The Neovison vison isolate M4711 chromosome 5, ASM_NN_V1, whole genome shotgun sequence genome includes a region encoding these proteins:
- the LOC122906798 gene encoding LOW QUALITY PROTEIN: protein N-terminal asparagine amidohydrolase-like (The sequence of the model RefSeq protein was modified relative to this genomic sequence to represent the inferred CDS: substituted 1 base at 1 genomic stop codon), with amino-acid sequence MPLLAKGRXVQLPEPAGDLVGAHPPLEERARLLRGQSVQQVGPPGLLYVQQRELAVTSPKDGSISILGSDDATTCHIVVLRHTGNGATCLTHCDGMDNRAEVPLIMSSIKSFSDHAQCGRLEVHLVGGFSEDRQLSQKLTHQLLSEFDRQEEDVHLVTLCVTELNDQEENETHFPIIYGIAVNIKTAQIYHASFPDWGPEEALRAARALTGGPMISIYDAETEQLRLGPYSWVPFPNVDFWLQQDDKQILENLSTSPLAEPPHFVEHIRSTLMFLKKHPSPTSALFPGNKALLYKKNEGGLWEKISSPGS; translated from the coding sequence ATGCCGCTGCTCGCCAAAGGGCGGTGAGTGCAGCTGCCGGAGCCCGCCGGGGACCTCGTGGGAGCCCACCCGCCTCTGGAGGAAAGAGCTAGACTTCTCAGAGGTCAGTCTGTTCAACAAGTGGGACCCCCGGGCCTTCTGTATGTTCAGCAAAGAGAGCTGGCAGTGACCTCCCCAAAGGATGGCTCCATCTCCATTCTGGGTTCTGATGATGCCACCACTTGTCACATCGTGGTCCTGAGGCACACAGGTAACGGGGCCACCTGCTTGACCCACTGCGATGGAATGGACAACAGAGCGGAGGTGCCCTTGATCATGAGCTCCATAAAGTCCTTCTCCGATCACGCCCAGTGTGGAAGGCTGGAGGTGCACCTCGTGGGAGGCTTCAGTGAGGACAGGCAGTTGTCACAAAAACTTACTCATCAGCTTCTTAGTGAATTTGACAGACAGGAGGAGGACGTTCACTTAGTGACGTTATGTGTGACAGAATTAAATgaccaggaagaaaatgaaacccaCTTTCCAATCATTTATGGCATCGCTGTCAACATTAAGACCGCGCAGATTTACCATGCATCCTTCCCAGACTGGGGTCCGGAGGAGGCACTGCGGGCTGCCCGGGCTTTAACAGGAGGACCAATGATTAGTATCTACGATGCAGAGACCGAACAGCTGCGTCTGGGGCCATATTCCTGGGTGCCCTTCCCGAACGTCGACTTCTGGCTGCAGCAAGACGACAAGCAGATACTAGAGAACCTTTCCACTTCGCCTCTGGCTGAGCCGCCCCACTTTGTGGAACATATTAGGTCTAccttgatgtttttaaaaaaacacccaTCTCCCACCAGCGCACTGTTTCCTGGAAACAAGGCTCTGCTCTACAAAAAGAATGAAGGTGGCTTGTGGGAAAAGATCTCTTCTCCCGGAAGCTGA